A region from the Anoplolepis gracilipes chromosome 2, ASM4749672v1, whole genome shotgun sequence genome encodes:
- the LOC140662994 gene encoding uncharacterized protein isoform X2: MAEFSGDPTNKNTFDILESNNPETSRQAEEETSPSKKAEEEKPSPGKEQRIKDFIDNFNWQIKEENISHDNIYNMVKTTFKWKTAVENKIKDKKKLHVHINKFIKDQVIAIFCINATGSNKLPPYFIYQCESEKTVKYLGNYYDTMIFNSEGDKSKEIFEIWYEDCFKKCVNKYQEQKGRKSDKIILLLSDRKKISSIVDQEGSFKVMLFSTRYVDEFQPITYNTIKKLSNTFVTDVIVNGNLGLASVRQHWTNMSSENYFWNKIIKPKILESNNPEIHRQAEEKISLSKQQRIKNFINYFNRRIKEENINHDNIYSMVKTTFTWKNASENRSSTSKEGIHVNLDKLKNDELITIFCTNASLSNKLPPYFIHKYESKEIVQYLSNQHHAKILKSEKDLKNVQNIFKSWYEDFFIKHVSEHQQKARKNDPSSTSFFVNQPLKSNKNVREEDTAVEKSSEPIKKKPRRE; the protein is encoded by the exons ATGGCTGAATTTAGCGGTGATCCTACCAATAAAAACACTTTTGATATACTTGAAAGTAACAATCCAGAAACAAGTCGACAAGCGGAAGAAGAAACAAGTCCAAGTAAAAAGGCTGAAGAAGAAAAACCAAGTCCGGGTAAAGAACAGAGAATTAAAGACTTTATTGATAACTTCAATTGGCAAATTAAAGAGGAAAATATTAgtcatgataatatttataatatggtTAAAACGACTTTTAAGTGGAAGACGGCTGtggaaaacaaaataaaagataaaaaaaaattacacgttcacataaacaaatttataaaagatcaaGTAATTgctatattttgtataaatgccACAGGTAGTAATAAACTACCaccttattttatttatcaatgtgAAAGTGAAAAAACTGTCAAATATTTGGGCAACTATTATGAcacaatgatttttaattcagaAGGAGATAAgtcaaaagaaattttcgaaatatggTACGAAGACtgttttaaaaagtgtgtgaataaatatcaagaacaaaaaggaagaaaaagcgataaaataattttactccTTAGtgatagaaagaaaatttcatcCATAGTCGATCAAGAAGGTTCATTCAAAGTAATGCTTTTTTCTACAAGATATGTAGACGAATTTCAACCAATAACATACaacactattaaaaagttatcaaATACGTTTGTGACCGATGTGATAGTTAATGGAAATCTCGGTCTCGCTTCAGTCCGTCAACATTGGACAAATATGTCGTCTGAAAACTATTTctggaataaaattattaaaccaaAAATACTTGAAAGTAACAATCCAGAAATACATCGACAAgcggaagaaaaaataagtctAAGTAAACAACagagaattaaaaactttattaattatttcaatcggCGAATTAAAgaggaaaatattaatcatgataatatttatagtatggTTAAAACGACTTTTACATGGAAGAATGCTTCCGAGAACAGGTCATCTACATCTAAAGAAGGAATTCACGTTAACTTagacaaattgaaaaatgatgaactaattactatattttgtacaaatgcCTCCCTTAGTAATAAACTACCAccttattttattcataaatatgaaaGTAAAGAAATTGTCCAATATTTGAGCAACCAACATCACGCAAAGATTTTGAAGTCAGAAAAAGATCTCAAAAACGtacaaaacattttcaaatcaTGGTACGAAgacttttttataaagcatGTGAGCGAACATCAACAAAAAGCAAGAAAAAACG ATCCTTCGTCAACAAGTTTTTTTGTTAATCAGCCATTGaagtcaaataaaaatgtaagagaAGAAGACACGGCTGTTGAAAAATCATCCGAaccaattaaaaagaaacctAGAAGAGAATAA
- the LOC140662994 gene encoding uncharacterized protein isoform X1: MAEFSGDPTNKNTFDILESNNPETSRQAEEETSPSKKAEEEKPSPGKEQRIKDFIDNFNWQIKEENISHDNIYNMVKTTFKWKTAVENKIKDKKKLHVHINKFIKDQVIAIFCINATGSNKLPPYFIYQCESEKTVKYLGNYYDTMIFNSEGDKSKEIFEIWYEDCFKKCVNKYQEQKGRKSDKIILLLSDRKKISSIVDQEGSFKVMLFSTRYVDEFQPITYNTIKKLSNTFVTDVIVNGNLGLASVRQHWTNMSSENYFWNKIIKPKILESNNPEIHRQAEEKISLSKQQRIKNFINYFNRRIKEENINHDNIYSMVKTTFTWKNASENRSSTSKEGIHVNLDKLKNDELITIFCTNASLSNKLPPYFIHKYESKEIVQYLSNQHHAKILKSEKDLKNVQNIFKSWYEDFFIKHVSEHQQKARKNGKVILLFSNRKEFLLLKDVKRDPFKVEPFPVECTKELQPITRNIIKLLRYIFNDTVRNHPTVNLDSICKRWIDISSKNFSWNKIIKAKPCSVDPSSTSFFVNQPLKSNKNVREEDTAVEKSSEPIKKKPRRE; the protein is encoded by the coding sequence ATGGCTGAATTTAGCGGTGATCCTACCAATAAAAACACTTTTGATATACTTGAAAGTAACAATCCAGAAACAAGTCGACAAGCGGAAGAAGAAACAAGTCCAAGTAAAAAGGCTGAAGAAGAAAAACCAAGTCCGGGTAAAGAACAGAGAATTAAAGACTTTATTGATAACTTCAATTGGCAAATTAAAGAGGAAAATATTAgtcatgataatatttataatatggtTAAAACGACTTTTAAGTGGAAGACGGCTGtggaaaacaaaataaaagataaaaaaaaattacacgttcacataaacaaatttataaaagatcaaGTAATTgctatattttgtataaatgccACAGGTAGTAATAAACTACCaccttattttatttatcaatgtgAAAGTGAAAAAACTGTCAAATATTTGGGCAACTATTATGAcacaatgatttttaattcagaAGGAGATAAgtcaaaagaaattttcgaaatatggTACGAAGACtgttttaaaaagtgtgtgaataaatatcaagaacaaaaaggaagaaaaagcgataaaataattttactccTTAGtgatagaaagaaaatttcatcCATAGTCGATCAAGAAGGTTCATTCAAAGTAATGCTTTTTTCTACAAGATATGTAGACGAATTTCAACCAATAACATACaacactattaaaaagttatcaaATACGTTTGTGACCGATGTGATAGTTAATGGAAATCTCGGTCTCGCTTCAGTCCGTCAACATTGGACAAATATGTCGTCTGAAAACTATTTctggaataaaattattaaaccaaAAATACTTGAAAGTAACAATCCAGAAATACATCGACAAgcggaagaaaaaataagtctAAGTAAACAACagagaattaaaaactttattaattatttcaatcggCGAATTAAAgaggaaaatattaatcatgataatatttatagtatggTTAAAACGACTTTTACATGGAAGAATGCTTCCGAGAACAGGTCATCTACATCTAAAGAAGGAATTCACGTTAACTTagacaaattgaaaaatgatgaactaattactatattttgtacaaatgcCTCCCTTAGTAATAAACTACCAccttattttattcataaatatgaaaGTAAAGAAATTGTCCAATATTTGAGCAACCAACATCACGCAAAGATTTTGAAGTCAGAAAAAGATCTCAAAAACGtacaaaacattttcaaatcaTGGTACGAAgacttttttataaagcatGTGAGCGAACATCAACAAAAAGCAAGAAAAAACGGTAAAGTAATTTTACTCTTTAGTAATCGCAAGGAATTTTTACTCTTAAAAGACGTTAAAAGAGATCCATTCAAAGTAGAGCCTTTTCCTGTAGAATGTACAAAAGAACTTCAACCAATAACTCGAAACATTATTAAACtcttaagatatatatttaacgataCTGTAAGAAATCATCCCACTGTCAATCTCGATTCAATCTGTAAACGTTGGATAGATATATCgtctaaaaatttttcctggaataaaattattaaagccAAACCTTGCTCAGTAGATCCTTCGTCAACAAGTTTTTTTGTTAATCAGCCATTGaagtcaaataaaaatgtaagagaAGAAGACACGGCTGTTGAAAAATCATCCGAaccaattaaaaagaaacctAGAAGAGAATAA
- the LOC140662994 gene encoding uncharacterized protein isoform X3: protein MAEFSGDPTNKNTFDILESNNPETSRQAEEETSPSKKAEEEKPSPGKEQRIKDFIDNFNWQIKEENISHDNIYNMVKTTFKWKTAVENKIKDKKKLHVHINKFIKDQVIAIFCINATGSNKLPPYFIYQCESEKTVKYLGNYYDTMIFNSEGDKSKEIFEIWYEDCFKKCVNKYQEQKGRKSDKIILLLSDRKKISSIVDQEGSFKVMLFSTRYVDEFQPITYNTIKKLSNTFVTDVIVNGNLGLASVRQHWTNMSSENYFWNKIIKPKILESNNPEIHRQAEEKISLSKQQRIKNFINYFNRRIKEENINHDNIYSMVKTTFTWKNASENRSSTSKEGIHVNLDKLKNDELITIFCTNASLSNKLPPYFIHKYESKEIVQYLSNQHHAKILKSEKDLKNVQNIFKSWYEDFFIKHVSEHQQKARKNAIEVK, encoded by the exons ATGGCTGAATTTAGCGGTGATCCTACCAATAAAAACACTTTTGATATACTTGAAAGTAACAATCCAGAAACAAGTCGACAAGCGGAAGAAGAAACAAGTCCAAGTAAAAAGGCTGAAGAAGAAAAACCAAGTCCGGGTAAAGAACAGAGAATTAAAGACTTTATTGATAACTTCAATTGGCAAATTAAAGAGGAAAATATTAgtcatgataatatttataatatggtTAAAACGACTTTTAAGTGGAAGACGGCTGtggaaaacaaaataaaagataaaaaaaaattacacgttcacataaacaaatttataaaagatcaaGTAATTgctatattttgtataaatgccACAGGTAGTAATAAACTACCaccttattttatttatcaatgtgAAAGTGAAAAAACTGTCAAATATTTGGGCAACTATTATGAcacaatgatttttaattcagaAGGAGATAAgtcaaaagaaattttcgaaatatggTACGAAGACtgttttaaaaagtgtgtgaataaatatcaagaacaaaaaggaagaaaaagcgataaaataattttactccTTAGtgatagaaagaaaatttcatcCATAGTCGATCAAGAAGGTTCATTCAAAGTAATGCTTTTTTCTACAAGATATGTAGACGAATTTCAACCAATAACATACaacactattaaaaagttatcaaATACGTTTGTGACCGATGTGATAGTTAATGGAAATCTCGGTCTCGCTTCAGTCCGTCAACATTGGACAAATATGTCGTCTGAAAACTATTTctggaataaaattattaaaccaaAAATACTTGAAAGTAACAATCCAGAAATACATCGACAAgcggaagaaaaaataagtctAAGTAAACAACagagaattaaaaactttattaattatttcaatcggCGAATTAAAgaggaaaatattaatcatgataatatttatagtatggTTAAAACGACTTTTACATGGAAGAATGCTTCCGAGAACAGGTCATCTACATCTAAAGAAGGAATTCACGTTAACTTagacaaattgaaaaatgatgaactaattactatattttgtacaaatgcCTCCCTTAGTAATAAACTACCAccttattttattcataaatatgaaaGTAAAGAAATTGTCCAATATTTGAGCAACCAACATCACGCAAAGATTTTGAAGTCAGAAAAAGATCTCAAAAACGtacaaaacattttcaaatcaTGGTACGAAgacttttttataaagcatGTGAGCGAACATCAACAAAAAGCAAGAAAAAACG CCATTGaagtcaaataa